AATACCAGTATCCGAGATCGCGATCGCCAAATGGGGAGATTCTCCTTCAACCACCTCCGCCGAGACTTCTACCCCCCCTAGATGGGTAAACTTAATCGCATTACCAATTAAGTTATAGAGGATTTGCTGCAAGCGGTCTTCATCTGCTTGTGCTGGCGGTAGATCGGGTTGAATCGTATCCATTAATTGTAAGCCTTTACTGGCAGCAAGCGGCTGACTCAAGGTTAAAACCACCTGAGTAATCGAACGCAAGTCTACAGGCTTAAGGTGCAGTTGCAAACTCTTGTGGCGGAGTTTAGAGAAATCCAGAATATCATTAATCAGGTTTGCCAAACGCCGACCGCTAGAGGTAATCAAAGCGAGATTCGCTTTGGTTTCTAAAGAAAGTTCGCCAGTTGCGCCATCTATGAGGGAGTCTGCAATACCAATAATCCCATTCAGGGGGGTGCGAAGTTCGTGGGAGGTATTGGCTAAAAACTCGTTTTTGAGTTGATCGAGATGTTTTAAGTCCTCGTTTTGCCGTTCTAACCTCGCGAACGACTCCTGCAACTGCCTAGCCATCTGGTTAAACGAATCGGCTAGCGTTGCAATTTCAATAATATTACTAGGGGCGACCTGCTGGGCTAACTGACCGTTGGCGATCGCCGCCGAAGCTTGCGAAACTTGGAGAATCGGGCGTATGATCCAGCGAGTTGTCAAAATCCCCATTGCGATCGAGACGCCAAACGCACTAATACACAGTAAAATCGTGACCCGCGTATTGGCGTAGATTTGTCCCATAAAATCGGATTCTGGAACCACCACCACAATTAACCAATTGAGTCCCCACTCATCCCGCCAAGGCGATACCTGCACAAACTGGCGTTCTCGATCGATCCGAAATTGCAATAACTGCTGGTCTTGGATCTGGTAAAAATTGTTAAACTCCTGTAGCAAATACCGTCCCGTTGCTTGGATCAGCGGTTCTTGGCTATCTAAGAGGCTGAGACGTTCGGGAATTCCCTCTTCAAGGCGGAAAGGTTTTTCGAGACTAGAACTAGCAACAATACTGCCATCTCGTTCAATAATAAAAATTTTGCTACCCGGACTCACCTCCAGAGTCTGCAAGAACTCGCTAATTTGCGACAAGATCAGATCGACCCCCAAAACCCCAACCAGTTCGTTATCTTCGTCATAAACGGGGTAACTTGCAGAAATCGAAAAAATCTCAGGCAGATCGACCCACTGATAAATCTGGCTCCAGAGCGGCTTCCGTGCGTCTACAGCATCGGCATACCACGGATCTTGAAAAAAATCGAGTTCATCAGATAACAGATAGCGATCGCGCTCTCCATCGGGAGTCAGCGTATAGCGATCGTAGATTCCCAATCGATCGAGTTCAACCTCTTCGCGATACAGGCTACCATCATCATTGCGACCGACACCGACAAACTCACCCCTGGCGCTGCCGAAGTTAATATAACTGAGATTCGGATAAATTCGCATCTGCTGGTAAAAATAGCGCGCCGTCAGTTCGCGATCGCGCAAATCAAGCGTTCCTAAGCGATAAGCCGCCAAATTCATCTGGTTAATCTGATGCGGCGTTCCCAGATAGCTGTCGAGGTGTTGGTTAACGCGATCGCTAACCTCTTGGCGCAGTGCATCCGCCAGATCGTTCACCGCCTTTTGGCCGCTTCTTAAAGACAACCATCCCACCAAACCCACCGCCGCCACAATCTGCAACACAAAGGGAAGGACTAAGATCAGCCTCAAATAAACTTTTTGAGAAGATTTTGCACGCGCAGGCTTAGACACAATCATGGTTGAGTTGTTGTAGTCCGATCCTCATCCTGAATCATTTATACGGTCTGTTTCTTTCCGTTCCCGCTAGAATCTATTGTCTGCTGAATTCTCACTACAAGGCTACTATTTAGCATGGGGAAAAGAGTGCAAAGTTCCGAGTTCCGTAGCTTGCACACCAAGCAGCGGTGTTCCGAGTGGGAAAAGAGTGCTGAGTGGAGAACAAAGTACCCAGTTCCGTCTTCCAACCCCCTTCTTCGGTGCGTAGCAGTGTACTGAGTTGAGAGTTATCAAGTTTTCCCCCAATTCCTAACTCCTAATTCCCAACCCCCTTCTTCGTTCCGAGTTCCGAGTTCCGAGTCAGAACAGAGAAGAGAGTACCCAGTTCCGTATTCCAACCCCCTTCTTCGGTGCGTAGCAGTGTACTGAGTTGAGAGTTATCAAGTTTTCCCCCAATTCCTAACTCCTAATTCCCAACCCCCATCTCCCCATCTCCCCATCTCCCCATCTCCCCACCCCCCCATCCTCTTCTTCCCCAACCCCCAACTCCCAACTCCCAACTCCCTTCCTTAGCACTTCTCTACCCTCAGAGTGACGAGGAGAGGAAAAGCGGTTTATATCCTGGTTGCATTCCCTCAAAGCGGTTGGTCTCATGGAAAATATCGTTAACCTACACGAATCCAAGCAACCTGATGATTATAGTGCTAGCGAAACGGAGCGTTGGGCCTCTTTAATTGGTGGAGGAGCATTAGTCTTAATGGGTTTGCAACAACGCTCCTTAAGAGGTGTGTTGATGACCCTAGCAGGTGGCGGATTAGTCTATCAAGGTCTGACGAATCAAAGTACCGTTAAACAAGCTCAAGATACGATTAAAAATCAACAAGTTATTCGAGTTGAAAAAACAGTAACGATTAATAAATCGGCGGAAGAACTCTATCAGTTTTGGCGAAACTTTGCCAATTTTCCGCGCTTTATGCAACATGTTAAATCGATTACCGTTTATGATGATTTTCGCTCTCATTGGGTAGCGGATGCCCCGTTGGGAACAACCGTAGAATGGGATGCGGCAGTGATTAGCGATCTGCCCAATCAGTTGATTTCCTGGGCTTCTACAGAGGATGCTGATATTGAAAATTCAGGATTTGTGCGTTTTAAGCCTGCGCCTGCTGACCGGGGAACCGAGGTCAAAGTGGTAATGGAATATCACTTACCGGGGGGCAAAATCTCAGAAGCGATCGCCAAACTTTTAGGCGAGTCTCCCGAACAAAAAATTGGCGATGCGCTAAACCGCTTTAAGCAACTGATGGAAACCGGGGAACTTGCCACCACTGAAGGTCAACCCAAAGGGGGTTGATCGCGAATCGAAGAGCATTTGTGAATTTCATCAATCAATTTATGGAGAATCTAACATGAAGGCAGTGTGCTGGCATGGCGCAAATGACGTGCGCGTTGATACCGTTCCCGATCCTCAAATTTTGAATCCTCGCGATGCCATTATTAAAATTACGCTAACCGCTATTTGTGGCTCAGATTTACACTTATACGATGGTTATATTCCCACAATGGAATCGGGGGATATTCTCGGTCATGAGTTTATGGGGGAAGTGGTTGAACTCGGTAGCGAAGTTAGGAATCTAAAGGTTGGCGATCGCGTTGTCGTTCCCTTCACGATCTCCTGCGGAAACTGCTTCTTCTGTCAGCGCGATCTGTGGTCGCTGTGCGATAATACCAACCCGAATGCGTGGATGGCTGAGAAATTTTACGGTCACTCTCCCTCTGGGTTATTTGGCTACTCTCACCTCCT
The Desertifilum tharense IPPAS B-1220 genome window above contains:
- a CDS encoding ATP-binding protein encodes the protein MIVSKPARAKSSQKVYLRLILVLPFVLQIVAAVGLVGWLSLRSGQKAVNDLADALRQEVSDRVNQHLDSYLGTPHQINQMNLAAYRLGTLDLRDRELTARYFYQQMRIYPNLSYINFGSARGEFVGVGRNDDGSLYREEVELDRLGIYDRYTLTPDGERDRYLLSDELDFFQDPWYADAVDARKPLWSQIYQWVDLPEIFSISASYPVYDEDNELVGVLGVDLILSQISEFLQTLEVSPGSKIFIIERDGSIVASSSLEKPFRLEEGIPERLSLLDSQEPLIQATGRYLLQEFNNFYQIQDQQLLQFRIDRERQFVQVSPWRDEWGLNWLIVVVVPESDFMGQIYANTRVTILLCISAFGVSIAMGILTTRWIIRPILQVSQASAAIANGQLAQQVAPSNIIEIATLADSFNQMARQLQESFARLERQNEDLKHLDQLKNEFLANTSHELRTPLNGIIGIADSLIDGATGELSLETKANLALITSSGRRLANLINDILDFSKLRHKSLQLHLKPVDLRSITQVVLTLSQPLAASKGLQLMDTIQPDLPPAQADEDRLQQILYNLIGNAIKFTHLGGVEVSAEVVEGESPHLAIAISDTGIGIAEDQLERIFESFEQAQGSATREYGGTGLGLSVTKQLVELHGGEIRVQSQVGVGSRFTFTLPIAQDAPISAPSCSILPDTSKVELAIAPGVAKSPLPALADKAYRVLVVDDEPINRQVLVNHLSLAHYTVREARNGPEALSILEQGWIPDIILLDVMMPKMTGYEVCQRIRDRYRANVLPIVMLTAKNQVADIVEGFSVGANDYLTKPIQKAEMLVRIKTHIYLAKLALAYERFIPHNFLRFLNKESILDVQLGDQVQRDMSVMFSDIRSFTTLSESLTPQETFRFINTYLSRVSPLIRQYNGFIDKYIGDAIVALFPETATDAVQAALEMQREVAAYNQYRLQQGEAPIAIGIGLHTGNLMLGTIGEPERMETTAIADAVNLASRLEGLTKLYGVGILVSDRTLSELENIQDFQYRFLERVRVRGKRQPVAVYELYLEELGRCEQLKTQTKTAFEQAAIAYHYRDFAKAQQMFQSILALNPQDRAALLYVKRCQHNRQYGITQPGDSFADLEF
- a CDS encoding SRPBCC family protein, giving the protein MENIVNLHESKQPDDYSASETERWASLIGGGALVLMGLQQRSLRGVLMTLAGGGLVYQGLTNQSTVKQAQDTIKNQQVIRVEKTVTINKSAEELYQFWRNFANFPRFMQHVKSITVYDDFRSHWVADAPLGTTVEWDAAVISDLPNQLISWASTEDADIENSGFVRFKPAPADRGTEVKVVMEYHLPGGKISEAIAKLLGESPEQKIGDALNRFKQLMETGELATTEGQPKGG